The Desmonostoc muscorum LEGE 12446 genome includes a region encoding these proteins:
- a CDS encoding putative CRISPR-associated protein, translating into MYRKPKLVISTVGTSLLTNQVYKFLEDDIEHWLTRLEDAANYTDDEIKRYEDIWQTVQDLEEVARNILNSNNIRDVRKASAELNGIYELYTNKNEEDKLDHHYLITEAKLDHHYLITTETAQGKITANLVKEYLTNKVEYVDIYTPDQLSTASTKNFQQGIDNLIDWVHRKAKNDYYNYDIYFNLVGGFKALQGCMNTIGMFYADKIIYVFEGKYSKLITIPRLPINVDTNKLKDHAVTLALLDAGAGFSPDKTATVPEALVAEKDGTMNISNWGKLIWKQCEHDFLIQELLDFPRIDYQSSFRGDYKKITDLNDRFLLQKTIAKVSRWLEESNGDTRAVAKQVEYYPYKGAKDKQGVDHFYVGKQFRVSCQKRGDILMLRHYGTHKYVEGKETT; encoded by the coding sequence ATGTATCGTAAGCCAAAACTGGTGATTTCTACTGTAGGTACAAGTTTACTTACTAATCAAGTTTATAAATTTTTAGAAGATGATATCGAACATTGGTTAACTAGACTAGAAGATGCAGCTAACTATACTGATGATGAAATCAAACGTTATGAAGATATTTGGCAAACTGTCCAAGATTTGGAAGAAGTCGCCAGAAATATACTTAATAGTAATAATATTAGGGATGTTCGTAAAGCTAGCGCGGAATTAAACGGCATTTATGAATTGTATACAAATAAAAATGAGGAAGATAAATTAGACCATCACTATTTAATAACTGAAGCTAAATTAGACCATCACTATTTAATAACTACAGAGACTGCACAAGGTAAAATAACTGCAAATTTAGTTAAAGAATATTTGACTAATAAAGTCGAATATGTAGATATTTATACACCAGATCAACTTTCAACTGCAAGCACTAAAAATTTTCAGCAAGGAATTGATAACCTCATTGATTGGGTTCACCGCAAAGCAAAAAATGATTATTACAATTACGATATTTACTTCAATTTAGTAGGCGGTTTTAAGGCTTTACAAGGATGTATGAATACAATCGGTATGTTTTATGCCGATAAAATTATTTATGTTTTTGAAGGCAAATACTCAAAATTAATCACAATACCTCGTCTACCCATAAATGTAGATACAAATAAACTGAAAGACCACGCAGTTACCTTAGCTTTACTTGATGCTGGCGCTGGCTTTTCACCAGATAAAACTGCAACTGTTCCAGAAGCATTGGTCGCAGAAAAAGATGGGACAATGAATATTTCTAACTGGGGAAAACTTATTTGGAAACAGTGTGAACATGATTTTTTAATCCAAGAATTATTGGATTTTCCTAGAATCGATTATCAAAGCTCTTTCAGAGGAGATTATAAAAAAATTACTGATTTAAATGATAGATTTTTACTACAAAAAACCATTGCTAAAGTTTCAAGATGGCTTGAAGAATCTAATGGGGATACTAGGGCTGTCGCCAAACAGGTTGAGTATTATCCATATAAAGGAGCAAAAGATAAACAAGGAGTAGACCATTTTTATGTAGGTAAACAGTTCCGAGTGAGTTGCCAAAAACGCGGTGATATATTAATGCTGCGACATTATGGAACTCATAAATATGTAGAAGGAAAAGAAACCACGTAA
- the csx7 gene encoding type III CRISPR-associated RAMP protein Csx7: MFDTFKNRLEITGKLTTITALRISAGRSSEPIGSDLPVIKDALGHPLIPGSSFKGAMRSRLESFLRGIVGNNRKLVANPAIEDEWSITSQEMKQLKDAYDDDQALTREIINQTDLPSHLFGSPWIASKFQVRDLTVVPDTWFGQYQERDGVAIDRDTETAADGKLYDFQVVPAATQFEFKAVVENAEPWELGLLMIGLHQFETEQIPLGGGRSRGLGVVKLEIDKMYWLDVNNKPEKLLTYLQELVNSNPGEKLPSYQDVKELSLKQDWTNSLINHLRENKAKTYTTEATQNS; this comes from the coding sequence ATGTTTGACACATTCAAAAATCGCCTAGAAATCACAGGTAAACTCACCACAATCACAGCATTACGCATCAGTGCTGGACGTTCTAGTGAACCAATTGGCTCAGATTTACCCGTAATAAAAGATGCATTAGGTCATCCATTAATACCTGGTTCTAGCTTTAAAGGTGCAATGCGATCGCGCCTCGAAAGTTTCCTTAGAGGTATTGTAGGAAATAATCGCAAACTCGTGGCAAATCCAGCCATTGAAGATGAATGGTCAATTACATCCCAGGAAATGAAGCAGTTAAAAGATGCTTACGATGATGACCAAGCTTTGACAAGGGAAATTATCAACCAAACTGATCTACCATCTCACCTCTTTGGTTCACCCTGGATTGCTAGCAAATTCCAAGTCAGAGATTTAACTGTAGTCCCTGATACCTGGTTTGGACAATACCAAGAAAGAGACGGTGTAGCCATAGACAGAGACACTGAAACAGCCGCAGATGGAAAACTCTACGACTTCCAGGTAGTTCCAGCGGCGACACAGTTTGAGTTTAAAGCTGTAGTCGAAAATGCAGAACCTTGGGAACTGGGACTGTTGATGATTGGCTTACACCAATTTGAAACTGAACAAATACCTCTGGGTGGAGGGCGATCGCGTGGCTTGGGTGTCGTTAAACTAGAAATTGACAAGATGTACTGGCTTGATGTCAACAACAAGCCAGAAAAATTACTCACATACCTCCAAGAATTGGTAAATAGCAATCCAGGTGAGAAACTACCAAGCTATCAAGATGTTAAAGAGTTAAGTTTGAAGCAAGATTGGACGAACTCGCTGATCAATCATTTAAGAGAAAATAAAGCTAAGACTTATACAACCGAAGCAACACAAAATTCTTGA
- a CDS encoding RAMP superfamily CRISPR-associated protein, whose translation MHKRLVNHCTIDLSIIPDGPILIKSGREGADPTNPDMEFVRTFHRDGWSIYLPGSSLKGAIRAHAERIVRTVGGDNNTKKLWASDPMKGDYLGKNLASHEIYQQSSFTDQIFGNTSIASRIRIEDAHPVNLTELKLEERNGVAIDRVFGSVAVGPFNYQVCTAGEFSTKIHLKNFTLAQLGLIGLVLRDLNDGWFGLGFAKSRGLGTVRVQYNSAVVQYPGCQFDSETRKIRQLGHSQEWDSTFLLGVGEFLSQQEAGKYGFSKPDNQDSPIRAESMELDFGVQLKWEGDTESGVKDLFMRSVRAWSKEV comes from the coding sequence ATGCACAAAAGACTTGTAAACCATTGCACTATTGATTTAAGCATCATCCCAGATGGGCCAATTCTGATTAAATCGGGACGTGAAGGTGCAGACCCTACAAATCCTGATATGGAATTTGTCAGAACTTTTCATCGGGATGGTTGGTCAATTTATTTACCTGGAAGCAGCTTAAAAGGTGCGATTCGCGCCCATGCTGAAAGAATTGTCCGCACTGTTGGCGGTGATAATAATACCAAAAAACTCTGGGCTAGTGACCCGATGAAAGGTGATTACTTAGGTAAAAATTTAGCAAGTCACGAAATTTATCAACAATCTTCATTTACTGACCAAATTTTTGGTAATACCTCAATTGCAAGTCGCATTCGCATTGAAGATGCACATCCAGTTAATCTGACAGAATTGAAATTAGAAGAACGTAACGGTGTCGCCATTGACCGAGTATTTGGTTCTGTTGCAGTTGGCCCTTTCAATTATCAAGTTTGCACTGCGGGAGAATTTAGTACTAAAATTCACCTCAAAAATTTTACATTGGCGCAACTTGGTTTAATTGGTTTGGTACTGCGTGATTTAAATGATGGTTGGTTTGGGTTAGGTTTTGCAAAATCACGCGGTTTAGGTACGGTTCGAGTTCAATACAATAGCGCAGTTGTCCAGTATCCAGGATGTCAATTTGACTCTGAAACCAGAAAAATTCGCCAACTGGGACATTCACAGGAATGGGACTCAACTTTTCTACTGGGAGTAGGAGAGTTTTTATCCCAACAAGAAGCAGGAAAATATGGTTTTTCTAAACCAGATAATCAAGATTCTCCAATTCGTGCAGAGTCTATGGAATTAGATTTTGGTGTTCAACTTAAATGGGAAGGTGACACAGAATCTGGTGTAAAAGATTTATTTATGCGTTCAGTTCGTGCATGGAGTAAGGAGGTTTAA
- a CDS encoding RAMP superfamily CRISPR-associated protein, whose translation MTNTPKPKPRKPVPSQPPSRDDSGGSSTQKPYKFVSFPQERPRLEHPAGHDKFDKNRLHGTLFLTLKVQTSLHVSTGVVVLGSDIATRVPLIKTMVQGLDKHLLIQGSSLKGCVRSVYEAITNSTLAVVTSRYRDKIPSERLPCRNKQQLCPASQVFGALDWQGLIEFNDTKCENIGFNTGFMPSLYRPRPEPGSAYFDTRGKVSGRKFYYHTIRAIEKGQNQGIAVQQAAKEYTFTTQLQFKNLKPEELGTLFVVLGQDSNYPIALKVGGGKPIGMGTMTVEVTQARILQNFEDLRSHYSTYTPNNNHFLTEETLQKFIAAQIKTAHSRLIQLPQLQQLAEVLRYPTDREPPEGMY comes from the coding sequence ATGACTAACACACCAAAACCTAAACCGCGAAAACCAGTACCTTCTCAGCCTCCATCCCGTGATGACTCTGGGGGAAGTAGCACACAAAAACCATATAAATTTGTTTCTTTTCCACAAGAACGCCCACGCTTAGAACATCCTGCTGGACACGATAAATTTGATAAAAATCGCCTGCACGGAACTTTGTTTTTAACACTTAAAGTGCAAACATCACTTCATGTTTCTACTGGTGTTGTTGTCCTTGGTAGCGATATTGCAACTCGTGTACCTTTAATTAAAACAATGGTACAAGGGCTTGATAAACATCTTCTAATTCAAGGAAGTTCTCTTAAAGGTTGCGTTCGTTCTGTATATGAAGCCATTACAAATAGTACCCTTGCAGTAGTCACTTCAAGATATCGGGATAAAATACCAAGCGAAAGATTACCATGTCGAAATAAGCAACAATTATGTCCTGCTAGTCAAGTATTTGGGGCTTTAGATTGGCAGGGATTAATTGAGTTTAATGATACGAAGTGTGAAAATATAGGTTTTAATACAGGGTTTATGCCTTCATTATATCGTCCCCGTCCTGAACCTGGCAGTGCATATTTTGACACCAGAGGAAAGGTTTCTGGACGTAAATTTTATTATCATACAATTCGTGCCATTGAGAAAGGCCAAAATCAAGGAATTGCAGTTCAACAAGCTGCAAAAGAATACACTTTTACTACTCAATTACAGTTTAAAAACCTGAAACCTGAAGAATTAGGAACACTCTTTGTTGTGCTGGGACAAGATTCTAATTATCCCATAGCTTTAAAAGTTGGTGGTGGTAAACCGATTGGGATGGGAACCATGACTGTAGAAGTCACCCAAGCGAGGATATTGCAAAATTTTGAGGATTTGCGATCGCACTACTCCACTTACACCCCCAATAACAATCATTTTCTCACAGAAGAAACACTACAAAAATTTATCGCCGCCCAAATTAAAACAGCACATTCCCGACTTATTCAACTTCCCCAACTCCAACAACTCGCTGAAGTTCTACGCTACCCAACCGACCGCGAACCACCAGAAGGAATGTATTAA
- a CDS encoding type II toxin-antitoxin system RelE/ParE family toxin — MAKHNRGKPLTRDINLNCKGIDTYINDMKTSSARQETLNTKVNKKRPQKQKSWENPRFHCKKLQKIYETGEGYHKYTVAVVENFFEKMQILEMVSNKSDLYQYKNLGFHKLEEGKRKGHYAVWLTGNWRLIMKIEEDEVSKYLLIIEIVDYHH, encoded by the coding sequence ATGGCTAAACACAACCGTGGTAAACCCCTAACACGAGACATAAATCTCAACTGTAAAGGTATAGATACCTACATAAATGATATGAAGACTTCATCCGCACGCCAAGAAACACTAAATACCAAAGTGAATAAAAAGCGCCCTCAGAAACAAAAGTCTTGGGAAAATCCTCGTTTCCACTGTAAAAAACTACAGAAGATTTACGAGACTGGAGAAGGTTATCATAAATACACAGTAGCTGTTGTTGAGAACTTTTTTGAGAAGATGCAAATACTCGAGATGGTGAGCAACAAGTCGGATTTGTACCAATATAAGAATCTGGGGTTTCACAAGCTGGAAGAAGGAAAACGCAAGGGACACTATGCTGTATGGCTTACTGGCAATTGGCGGTTGATTATGAAGATTGAAGAGGACGAAGTTAGCAAGTATCTTTTGATTATCGAGATTGTTGACTATCATCACTAG
- a CDS encoding helix-turn-helix transcriptional regulator produces MQQRLIPVKAFPPGRILQKEIEARNWTEANLVAIDKDLPEIISAIVQDKRQITLEIAEKLAEAFGTSVQSWINLENNYRLYLARKALDSIKNLSEI; encoded by the coding sequence ATGCAACAGCGTTTAATACCAGTAAAAGCTTTTCCGCCAGGAAGAATTTTACAAAAAGAAATAGAAGCCAGAAACTGGACGGAAGCTAATTTAGTAGCAATAGATAAGGATTTACCTGAAATTATTTCAGCAATTGTTCAGGATAAGCGGCAGATTACACTTGAAATTGCTGAAAAACTAGCAGAAGCTTTTGGTACTTCTGTTCAATCTTGGATAAATTTAGAAAATAATTACCGATTATACCTTGCAAGAAAAGCTCTTGATTCTATTAAAAATCTATCTGAAATATGA
- a CDS encoding WD40 repeat domain-containing protein, which yields MLGEIYLLLLVPLIPQTPRKVSGLTQLARQLRKSCSGSIDETWRLWNLQGQPLTPPFIGHDSEVNSIAFSPDSQMIVTGSGSFSDNDNTVRLKAACETCQKHIWSKADSSF from the coding sequence ATGCTTGGAGAAATTTATCTACTGCTGTTAGTCCCGTTAATTCCCCAAACACCTCGTAAGGTATCAGGACTTACGCAACTGGCACGCCAGTTGCGTAAGTCCTGTAGTGGTAGTATTGACGAGACTTGGCGTTTATGGAACCTGCAAGGTCAACCTCTTACTCCACCTTTTATCGGACATGACAGCGAAGTAAATTCCATAGCCTTTAGTCCAGATAGCCAGATGATTGTTACTGGCAGTGGAAGTTTTAGCGACAATGATAATACTGTACGGTTAAAAGCAGCCTGTGAAACTTGCCAAAAGCACATCTGGAGCAAGGCAGATTCGTCTTTTTAA
- a CDS encoding Uma2 family endonuclease encodes MSVAKDFEPPKDVIFPPGDLESNEPPLETYLHLQQMLLLIKCLDWWWRDRQDFFCAGNLTIYYSPRQRKSEDFRGPDFFVVLDTERKPRDSWVVWEEYGKYPNLIIELLSDSTAAIDKGLKKQIYQDIFRTPEYFWFDPKNLEFAGFILVGGTYQPIEPNPQGLFWSQQLSLYLGVYENKLRYFTPQGQLIPTPEEAVQQQTQRADRLAAKLRELNIDPENL; translated from the coding sequence ATGTCTGTCGCCAAAGATTTTGAACCCCCAAAAGATGTAATATTTCCACCAGGAGATTTAGAAAGTAACGAACCGCCATTGGAAACATACCTACATTTGCAACAAATGTTGCTATTAATAAAATGCCTTGATTGGTGGTGGCGCGATCGTCAAGACTTCTTTTGTGCAGGTAATCTAACAATTTATTACAGTCCACGCCAACGCAAATCTGAAGATTTCCGGGGGCCAGATTTCTTTGTTGTGTTGGATACTGAACGCAAGCCCCGTGATAGCTGGGTCGTTTGGGAAGAATATGGTAAATATCCCAACTTGATTATAGAACTGCTTTCAGATTCCACCGCAGCGATCGATAAAGGGCTAAAAAAACAAATTTACCAAGACATCTTCCGCACTCCTGAATATTTCTGGTTTGACCCCAAAAATTTAGAATTTGCTGGGTTTATCTTAGTTGGTGGTACTTATCAGCCCATAGAACCGAACCCTCAAGGATTATTCTGGAGTCAACAGCTAAGTTTGTACTTGGGTGTTTATGAAAATAAATTGCGTTATTTTACCCCCCAAGGACAACTAATTCCCACACCTGAAGAAGCTGTTCAACAACAGACGCAACGCGCCGATCGCCTAGCAGCAAAACTGCGAGAATTAAATATAGATCCAGAAAATTTATAA
- the fdhD gene encoding formate dehydrogenase accessory sulfurtransferase FdhD produces MNKQPGSKTKAQVWVVENGKVRSRLDHLTTEEPLEIRLAPFQKSVAVTMRTPGADFELAAGFLYAEGVVTRKEDIQRISYCVDESVDGEQRYNIVNVELRHGLIPDLQPLERHFYTTSACGVCGKASLEALRLRGCPVIPAGLTVTPDIIYSLPDQLRAAQGIFTATGGLHAAATFNAQGKLLNLHEDVGRHNALDKLIGSAFLSDELPLNNHIVLVSGRSSFEILQKSAIAGVPIVCSVSAPSSLAVSVAKEFGITLIGFLRGERFNVYTDLQRIKAIN; encoded by the coding sequence ATGAATAAACAACCTGGTAGCAAAACCAAAGCGCAAGTTTGGGTTGTGGAAAATGGTAAAGTGCGATCGCGTTTAGACCATCTCACCACCGAAGAACCCTTAGAAATTCGCCTCGCCCCCTTCCAAAAAAGTGTAGCTGTTACCATGCGGACACCTGGCGCAGATTTTGAACTTGCTGCTGGTTTCCTCTATGCTGAAGGAGTCGTTACCCGCAAAGAAGATATCCAACGTATTAGTTACTGCGTAGATGAGTCAGTAGATGGTGAGCAGCGATATAACATTGTAAATGTAGAACTGCGGCATGGATTAATTCCAGACTTACAGCCTTTGGAGCGTCATTTCTACACTACTAGCGCCTGTGGAGTATGTGGTAAAGCAAGCCTTGAAGCTTTGCGTCTGCGGGGATGTCCAGTGATTCCTGCTGGTCTAACAGTAACACCTGATATCATCTACAGCCTACCAGATCAGCTCCGAGCTGCTCAAGGTATCTTCACCGCTACAGGAGGTTTGCACGCTGCGGCTACCTTCAATGCTCAAGGAAAGTTGTTAAATCTGCACGAGGATGTTGGGCGTCACAATGCTTTAGATAAATTGATTGGTTCAGCATTTCTCAGTGACGAATTACCTTTAAATAACCATATTGTCTTAGTGAGTGGACGCTCTAGTTTTGAGATTTTGCAAAAGTCTGCAATTGCTGGAGTTCCCATTGTCTGCTCTGTTTCTGCTCCCAGCAGTTTAGCGGTATCTGTCGCCAAAGAATTTGGAATTACCTTAATTGGATTCTTGCGCGGAGAACGGTTTAATGTTTACACTGATTTGCAAAGAATAAAGGCTATAAATTGA
- a CDS encoding VOC family protein, protein MVFSCIDAFVTIASVNCENLVNFYTKLLEQKPVTLIPNVYAEFHLTSMRLGIFKPKDTNESEFEVMSLDSSLCVYGKSKISLCLEVSNLEDAIAHLTALGYPPPGKISIASHGREIYAYDPDGNRLILHEAKGSAE, encoded by the coding sequence ATGGTTTTTTCGTGCATTGATGCATTTGTTACTATAGCATCGGTCAATTGTGAAAACTTAGTGAATTTCTATACAAAATTGCTGGAGCAAAAGCCGGTGACTTTGATTCCGAATGTCTATGCTGAGTTTCATTTGACTAGTATGCGGTTGGGTATTTTTAAACCAAAGGACACCAATGAATCGGAATTTGAAGTGATGTCTCTTGACTCGTCGCTTTGTGTCTATGGCAAAAGTAAGATAAGTTTATGTTTAGAGGTGAGTAACTTGGAAGATGCGATCGCCCACTTAACCGCTTTGGGCTATCCCCCACCAGGAAAGATTTCCATTGCTTCCCACGGCAGAGAGATTTATGCTTATGACCCTGATGGTAATCGTCTGATTTTACATGAAGCTAAAGGGAGTGCTGAGTGA
- the ylqF gene encoding ribosome biogenesis GTPase YlqF, producing the protein MTITQNYKLNLIQWYPGHIAKAEKKLKEQLKRVDVVFEVRDARIPLGTHHPQIAEWVEGKTRVLILNRVDMITPQMRSLWIDWFKRQGETPYFTNAQHGKGIAEVARAAQAAGVELNKRRSDRGMLPRPVRAVVIGFPNVGKSALINRLLGRRVVESAARPGVTRQLRWVRISEHLELLDAPGVIPARLEDQDAALKLAICDDIGEASYDNQLVAAALVDLLNYLEAVATDLLPKKPLESRYQLDPVSETGDVYLHALAEHRYKGDVERTARQLLTDFRKGLLGEIALEIPPN; encoded by the coding sequence ATGACCATAACTCAAAACTATAAATTAAACCTAATTCAATGGTATCCAGGTCACATTGCCAAAGCTGAAAAGAAGCTTAAAGAACAGCTAAAACGCGTAGATGTGGTGTTTGAGGTACGAGACGCCCGGATTCCTTTAGGGACTCACCATCCCCAAATAGCTGAGTGGGTGGAGGGTAAGACACGGGTGTTGATACTCAACCGAGTAGATATGATTACGCCGCAAATGCGATCGCTTTGGATAGATTGGTTTAAACGTCAAGGAGAAACCCCTTATTTTACCAATGCTCAACATGGTAAAGGTATAGCAGAAGTGGCACGGGCAGCCCAAGCAGCTGGGGTAGAACTCAATAAAAGAAGAAGCGATCGCGGCATGTTACCCCGTCCAGTAAGGGCTGTAGTAATTGGTTTTCCCAATGTCGGTAAATCAGCTTTGATTAACCGTCTGTTAGGACGGCGAGTAGTAGAAAGTGCAGCCCGTCCTGGGGTAACTCGCCAACTCCGCTGGGTGCGAATTTCTGAACATTTGGAATTACTTGATGCTCCTGGTGTGATCCCCGCTAGGTTAGAAGACCAAGATGCAGCATTAAAATTAGCAATTTGTGATGATATCGGTGAGGCATCTTACGATAATCAGCTCGTAGCAGCAGCCTTAGTAGATTTACTGAACTATTTGGAAGCTGTAGCCACAGATTTGTTACCAAAAAAACCGCTAGAGTCCCGCTACCAACTCGATCCTGTATCTGAAACTGGAGATGTTTATTTGCACGCCTTGGCAGAGCATCGTTACAAAGGTGATGTAGAGCGAACAGCAAGGCAACTTTTAACAGATTTTCGCAAGGGATTACTGGGTGAAATAGCTTTAGAAATACCACCAAATTAA
- a CDS encoding adenylate/guanylate cyclase domain-containing protein, whose product MTELTLRLQEGDTETTIAVDQDVFTIGRLPECNLYLPFAGVSRNHARILKTAEGMWTIEDLGSKNGTQVNKYLVNCPQELHHGDVVWLGNVSLVVLLTNPVSQSTLAPEYAPTSETNEQRTILHNVEQLQQQWIAADSKDGNISNKDKTIARLKDLVDIAKNLCAAASIEEIFSQVQQVVFRYLDSIDRLALLIDVNGCGHLELVNAATRNVSQHKHLPADGSWISRSICQKVFEEKVVIQTGDTHQDERFASEQSILVKGIRSAMAVPLWDENKVVGVLYADANLSSYHWANEGEEELSFFSALANLVASSVQRWLLVEKLKTEEMIRHRLERYHSPAVVQQLISIGASPDGRLAPTESEISILFADLVGFTAISERLTPTAIAQLLNNLFEEMLKEVFTCGGTLDKYIGDCIMAFFGAPEPQLDHANRAVTAAKGMLNRLEHLNANNFWQEPLQLRIAINSGKAVVGDVGSSQRVDYTALGATINLAARMEGVCPPSECVISEATHAMLSQPSDFQEMGDFRFKGIDRLVKVYQTKLQPVSTIISH is encoded by the coding sequence ATGACTGAACTCACCCTACGCCTACAAGAGGGAGATACCGAGACAACGATCGCAGTTGACCAAGATGTATTTACAATTGGTCGTTTGCCAGAATGTAACTTGTACTTACCTTTTGCTGGAGTATCCCGCAACCATGCGCGTATTTTAAAAACGGCTGAAGGTATGTGGACTATTGAAGATCTGGGTAGCAAAAACGGCACCCAAGTAAATAAATATCTTGTCAACTGTCCCCAAGAGTTACATCACGGTGATGTCGTTTGGCTGGGTAATGTTAGCCTGGTAGTGCTGCTCACAAATCCTGTTTCACAATCGACATTGGCACCAGAGTATGCGCCAACTTCGGAAACTAATGAGCAAAGAACAATCCTTCATAACGTCGAACAATTACAACAGCAATGGATTGCAGCTGATAGTAAGGATGGTAACATCAGCAATAAAGATAAAACCATTGCGCGTCTTAAAGACTTAGTTGATATCGCCAAAAATCTTTGTGCGGCGGCGTCTATAGAAGAGATTTTTTCCCAGGTGCAACAAGTTGTATTTCGTTACCTTGATAGTATCGATCGCTTGGCATTATTAATTGATGTCAATGGTTGTGGGCACTTAGAGTTAGTAAATGCTGCCACCAGAAATGTTTCCCAACACAAACATCTCCCTGCGGATGGTAGTTGGATTAGTCGTAGTATCTGTCAAAAGGTATTTGAAGAAAAAGTCGTCATTCAAACCGGTGATACTCATCAGGACGAACGGTTTGCTAGCGAACAGAGTATTTTAGTCAAAGGCATTCGCAGTGCAATGGCAGTGCCTTTATGGGATGAAAATAAAGTCGTGGGTGTTCTTTATGCCGATGCTAATCTTTCTTCTTACCATTGGGCAAATGAAGGCGAGGAAGAACTGAGCTTTTTTTCAGCTTTAGCAAACCTTGTTGCTTCTAGCGTCCAGCGTTGGTTGCTGGTAGAAAAACTCAAAACTGAAGAAATGATTCGTCACCGACTAGAACGCTATCATTCCCCAGCAGTTGTACAGCAGTTGATATCTATAGGCGCGTCGCCAGATGGTCGATTAGCGCCTACAGAGAGCGAAATTAGTATTTTATTTGCGGATTTAGTTGGTTTTACAGCAATTTCTGAAAGATTAACACCAACTGCGATCGCTCAATTATTAAATAATTTATTTGAAGAAATGCTTAAAGAAGTATTTACTTGCGGCGGCACTTTAGATAAATATATTGGCGATTGTATCATGGCATTTTTTGGCGCTCCAGAACCACAACTAGATCATGCCAATCGCGCCGTGACTGCTGCTAAAGGAATGCTAAATCGTCTCGAACATCTCAATGCCAATAATTTTTGGCAAGAACCCCTACAATTACGCATTGCAATTAATAGTGGTAAAGCCGTTGTGGGAGATGTTGGTAGTTCCCAAAGGGTAGACTATACAGCATTAGGGGCGACAATTAATCTTGCCGCTCGTATGGAAGGAGTTTGTCCTCCAAGTGAATGCGTCATTAGTGAAGCCACCCATGCAATGCTTTCACAACCCTCAGATTTCCAGGAAATGGGAGATTTTCGTTTCAAAGGTATTGATAGATTAGTGAAAGTTTATCAGACAAAATTGCAGCCAGTATCAACAATTATTAGTCATTAG
- a CDS encoding Uma2 family endonuclease: MTQALRKLVTFDEFVAKYPDNTGKRYELYDGVVVEIPQPTGDHEEVIGFVATKITLEYSRLNLRYFIPKTVLVKPIDNESAYSPDVLVLNLPNLVNEPLWKKQSTVTQAASISLVIEVVSTNWRDDYLKKYADYEQMGIPEYWIVDYAALGGREFIGKPKQPTISVCYLEEGEYRVSKFRGNDRIQSSIFPELNLTTEQIFRAGTEV; encoded by the coding sequence ATGACTCAAGCTTTACGCAAACTAGTTACATTCGATGAATTCGTTGCTAAATATCCAGATAACACAGGAAAACGTTACGAACTATATGATGGAGTAGTTGTTGAAATACCCCAACCAACAGGCGACCATGAAGAGGTAATTGGATTTGTAGCCACAAAAATCACTTTAGAATATAGTCGCTTAAACCTTCGTTATTTCATCCCAAAAACAGTATTAGTTAAACCAATTGATAACGAATCAGCTTATTCGCCAGATGTACTAGTCCTAAATCTGCCTAATTTAGTTAATGAACCTCTATGGAAAAAACAATCAACTGTTACCCAAGCAGCATCTATTTCTTTAGTAATTGAGGTAGTCAGTACGAATTGGCGTGATGATTATCTGAAAAAATATGCTGATTATGAACAAATGGGAATTCCGGAATATTGGATTGTTGATTATGCAGCATTGGGCGGTAGGGAATTTATTGGCAAGCCTAAACAACCGACTATTTCAGTTTGCTATTTAGAAGAAGGTGAGTATCGCGTTAGTAAATTTCGAGGAAATGACCGCATCCAGTCATCAATTTTTCCAGAATTGAATTTGACCACAGAACAAATTTTTCGGGCTGGTACAGAAGTGTAA